One genomic segment of Acidimicrobiia bacterium includes these proteins:
- a CDS encoding circadian clock KaiB family protein: MTALHKRARARRERAAEQEYLLRLYVAGQTPKSVEAFTNLKEICESHLKGRYRIEVIDLLENPALARGDQILALPAVVRQLPPPVKKIIGNFSDAERVLVGLDLRPLKRSRAE, from the coding sequence ATGACCGCGCTCCACAAGCGAGCCCGAGCAAGGCGCGAGCGCGCCGCGGAGCAGGAGTACCTGCTCCGGCTGTACGTCGCCGGGCAGACCCCGAAGAGCGTCGAGGCGTTCACCAACCTGAAGGAGATCTGCGAGTCCCACCTCAAGGGCCGCTATCGCATCGAGGTGATCGACCTGCTCGAGAACCCGGCGCTCGCGCGCGGCGATCAGATCCTCGCCCTGCCGGCCGTCGTGCGGCAGCTGCCGCCGCCGGTGAAGAAGATCATCGGCAACTTCTCCGACGCCGAGCGCGTCCTGGTCGGCCTCGACCTGCGACCGCTCAAGAGATCGCGGGCCGAGTGA
- the kaiC gene encoding circadian clock protein KaiC, with protein sequence MTVSPSTTTRKRSRSSPRSPRSPRSPAEAPGIVKVPSGIDGLDQITGGGLPGGRTTLVCGGAGCGKTLFGLEFLVNGARDHGEAGVFLAFEETADELTQNASSLGFELDQLTARKLLAIDFVKVDRSEIQEAGDYDLEGLFVRIAHAIDSVKATRVVLDTLEALFASFENEALLRSELRRLFRWLKDRGVTSVITAERGEGTLTRYGLEEYVSDCVISLDNRVVDQVSTRRMRIVKYRGTAHGANEYPFLIDEHGFSVLPVTSLGLEYEVSTQRVSTGVPALDSMLEGGGYFRGSSVLVSGTAGTGKSSLAGMFADASCRRKERTLYCALEESSAQVCRNMHSIGLDLDSWIANGMLTIQASRPTVFGLEQHLVTIHKMIERLQPRAIVIDPISSLITAGNAAEVKSMLVRLFDFLKMKQITCLVTSLMTPKGFEETEIGISSLIDTWFQVRDIEIAGERTRGLYLVKSRGMGHSNQVREFLITSHGVDLIPVAVGPSGVLTGSARIQLEVEQRAQALARQQELERKQRALARRSKVLENQIEAMRAELAAEEDEQRSFASELAARDERLAESRTRLALGRDHARAKHGRKS encoded by the coding sequence GTGACCGTCTCGCCATCGACTACCACACGTAAACGTTCGCGTTCCTCGCCGCGCTCGCCGCGCTCGCCGCGCTCGCCGGCCGAGGCTCCCGGCATCGTCAAGGTCCCGTCCGGCATCGACGGCCTCGACCAGATCACCGGCGGCGGCCTACCCGGCGGCCGCACCACGCTGGTGTGCGGCGGTGCCGGCTGCGGCAAGACGCTGTTCGGGCTCGAGTTCCTCGTCAACGGCGCGCGCGATCACGGCGAGGCCGGCGTGTTCCTCGCGTTCGAGGAGACCGCCGACGAGCTCACCCAGAACGCGTCGTCGCTCGGCTTCGAGCTCGACCAGCTGACCGCGCGCAAACTGCTCGCGATCGACTTCGTCAAGGTCGACCGCAGCGAGATCCAGGAGGCCGGCGACTACGACCTCGAGGGTCTGTTCGTCCGCATCGCCCACGCGATCGACTCCGTGAAGGCGACGCGCGTCGTGCTCGACACGCTCGAGGCGCTGTTCGCCAGCTTCGAGAACGAGGCGCTGCTGCGGTCCGAGCTGCGCCGCCTGTTCCGCTGGCTCAAGGACCGCGGCGTCACGTCGGTCATCACCGCCGAGCGCGGCGAGGGCACGCTGACGCGCTACGGCCTCGAGGAGTACGTGTCCGACTGCGTGATCTCGCTCGACAACCGCGTCGTCGACCAGGTGTCGACGCGCCGGATGCGGATCGTGAAGTATCGCGGCACCGCGCACGGCGCGAACGAGTACCCGTTCCTCATCGACGAGCACGGCTTCTCCGTGCTGCCGGTGACCAGCCTCGGCCTCGAATACGAGGTGTCGACCCAGCGCGTGTCGACCGGCGTGCCGGCGCTCGACTCCATGCTCGAGGGCGGCGGCTACTTCCGCGGCTCGAGCGTCCTGGTGTCGGGCACCGCGGGCACCGGCAAGAGCAGCCTCGCGGGCATGTTCGCGGACGCGAGCTGCCGCCGCAAGGAGCGCACGCTGTACTGCGCGCTCGAGGAGTCGAGCGCGCAGGTGTGCCGCAACATGCACTCGATCGGGCTCGACCTCGACAGCTGGATCGCCAACGGCATGCTCACCATCCAGGCGTCGCGCCCGACCGTGTTCGGCCTCGAGCAGCACCTCGTCACCATCCACAAGATGATCGAGAGGCTCCAGCCGCGCGCGATCGTCATCGACCCGATCTCGAGCCTGATCACGGCGGGCAACGCCGCCGAGGTCAAGTCGATGCTCGTGCGGCTGTTCGACTTCCTGAAGATGAAGCAGATCACCTGCCTCGTCACGTCGCTGATGACGCCGAAGGGCTTCGAGGAGACCGAGATCGGCATCTCGTCGCTGATCGACACCTGGTTCCAGGTCCGCGACATCGAGATCGCGGGCGAGCGGACGCGCGGGCTGTACCTCGTGAAGTCGCGCGGCATGGGGCACTCGAACCAGGTCCGCGAGTTCCTGATCACGTCGCACGGGGTCGACCTGATCCCGGTGGCGGTCGGACCGAGCGGCGTGCTCACCGGGTCGGCGCGGATCCAGCTCGAGGTCGAGCAGCGCGCGCAGGCGCTCGCGCGCCAGCAAGAGCTCGAGCGCAAGCAGCGCGCGCTCGCGCGCAGGAGCAAGGTGCTCGAGAACCAGATCGAAGCGATGCGAGCCGAGCTCGCCGCCGAGGAGGACGAGCAGCGGTCGTTCGCGAGCGAGCTCGCGGCTCGCGACGAACGCCTCGCCGAATCACGCACGCGACTCGCGCTCGGCCGGGACCACGCACGCGCCAAGCACGGGAGGAAGTCATGA
- a CDS encoding HAMP domain-containing sensor histidine kinase, producing the protein MTHHDEQRYLAIQKRFVAVANFGALAIVLMIQASTLGDWSRFAVALAGQMAIFGTNVATSGKHFARFGARLEIPRAVFNALAGSVLYHVIGWPVLVWFWLPYNALAFDESNRSSAAATAMLAISCGIQGVIGLADGVSPWTVAGFAALTVICREMSIRRTDLIREMLRVAEAQHRELEAAHAELKAEIVARERAELELRQAQKLEAIGRLASGIAHEINTPVQFISDSLSFAKDGVAELIANAPDADRAYLIEELPRSLELALEGVGRVSKIVQSMKQFAHPGLDARGPLDINVALQDTLTIARHEYRLVADIETSFGELPIVECTGSELNQVFLNLVVNAAHAIADRVAGSAARGAIRVATAHDRGDVVVTVSDTGTGIPDDVCAHIFEPFFTTKSIGRGTGQGLAHARAVVERHGGHLSFTTAVGRGTTFTLRLPVVARAAAAA; encoded by the coding sequence ATGACGCACCACGACGAGCAACGCTACCTCGCGATCCAGAAGCGGTTTGTCGCGGTCGCGAACTTCGGCGCGCTCGCGATCGTCCTGATGATCCAGGCGAGCACGCTCGGCGACTGGTCGCGGTTCGCCGTCGCGCTCGCCGGCCAGATGGCGATCTTCGGCACGAACGTCGCCACCTCCGGCAAGCACTTCGCGCGGTTCGGCGCGCGCCTCGAGATCCCGCGCGCGGTGTTCAACGCGCTCGCCGGCAGCGTGCTCTATCACGTCATCGGGTGGCCGGTCCTCGTGTGGTTCTGGCTCCCCTACAACGCGCTCGCGTTCGACGAGTCCAACCGGTCGTCCGCCGCCGCGACCGCGATGCTCGCGATCAGCTGCGGGATCCAGGGCGTGATCGGCCTCGCCGACGGCGTGTCGCCGTGGACGGTCGCCGGGTTCGCGGCGCTCACGGTGATCTGCCGCGAGATGTCGATCCGGCGGACCGATCTCATCCGCGAGATGCTGCGCGTCGCCGAGGCGCAGCACCGCGAGCTCGAGGCGGCGCACGCGGAGCTCAAGGCGGAGATCGTCGCGCGCGAGCGCGCCGAGCTCGAGCTCCGGCAGGCGCAGAAGCTCGAGGCGATCGGCCGGCTCGCGTCGGGCATCGCGCACGAGATCAACACGCCGGTGCAGTTCATCTCGGACAGCCTGTCGTTCGCGAAGGACGGCGTCGCCGAGCTGATCGCGAACGCGCCCGACGCCGACCGCGCGTACCTCATCGAGGAGCTCCCGAGGTCCCTCGAGCTCGCGCTCGAGGGCGTCGGGAGGGTCAGCAAGATCGTCCAGTCGATGAAGCAGTTCGCGCACCCCGGGCTCGACGCGCGCGGCCCGCTCGACATCAACGTCGCGCTGCAGGACACGCTGACCATCGCGCGACACGAGTACCGGCTCGTTGCCGACATCGAGACCTCGTTCGGAGAGCTGCCGATCGTCGAGTGCACGGGCAGCGAGCTCAACCAGGTGTTCCTGAACCTGGTGGTCAACGCCGCGCACGCGATCGCGGACCGCGTGGCAGGCAGCGCCGCGCGCGGCGCGATCCGGGTGGCGACCGCGCACGACCGCGGCGACGTCGTCGTGACGGTGTCGGACACCGGCACCGGCATCCCCGACGACGTCTGCGCGCACATCTTCGAGCCGTTCTTCACGACCAAGTCGATCGGGCGCGGCACCGGCCAGGGCCTCGCGCACGCGCGCGCCGTCGTCGAGCGCCACGGCGGTCACCTGTCGTTCACGACCGCGGTCGGCCGCGGCACGACGTTCACGCTGCGGTTGCCGGTGGTGGCGCGCGCGGCCGCGGCCGCGTAG
- a CDS encoding ribonucleotide-diphosphate reductase subunit beta: protein MADGSGGIAIAPSPSARPARILDPGMCLTLRPMAYPAFFEMYRGAIKNTWTVEEVDFGTDVADLAKMTPAERHLIQRLVAFFATGDSIVANNLVLNLYKHINAPEARMYLSRQLYEEALHVQFYLTLLDTYVPDHAERQRAFAAVETIPSIRAKAEFCLRWIDSIQRLDRLDTQADRRQFLLNLICFAACIEGLFFFGAFAYVYFLRSKGLLHGLAGGTNWVFRDESAHMAFAFEVVATVRREEPELFDADLERDVRAMLDEAIACEARFADDLLDGGVAGLSTGEVRQYLEYCADQRLATLGMAKQYGAKNPFGFLALQDVQEVTNFFERRVSAYQVGVEGEVSLDAAF, encoded by the coding sequence ATGGCCGACGGCAGCGGCGGCATCGCGATCGCGCCGTCGCCGAGCGCGCGGCCGGCGAGGATCCTCGACCCCGGCATGTGCCTGACGCTCCGGCCGATGGCGTACCCGGCGTTCTTCGAGATGTACCGCGGCGCGATCAAGAACACGTGGACCGTCGAGGAGGTCGACTTCGGGACCGACGTCGCCGACCTCGCGAAGATGACGCCGGCCGAGCGCCACCTGATCCAGCGGCTGGTCGCGTTCTTCGCGACCGGCGACTCGATCGTCGCGAACAACCTCGTGCTGAACCTCTACAAGCACATCAACGCGCCCGAGGCGCGGATGTACCTGTCGCGGCAGCTCTACGAGGAGGCGCTGCACGTCCAGTTCTACCTGACGCTGCTCGACACCTACGTGCCCGATCACGCGGAGCGGCAGCGCGCGTTCGCGGCGGTCGAGACCATCCCGTCGATCCGCGCGAAGGCGGAGTTCTGCCTGCGCTGGATCGACTCGATCCAGCGGCTCGACCGGCTCGACACGCAGGCGGATCGCCGGCAGTTCCTGCTGAACTTGATCTGCTTCGCCGCGTGCATCGAGGGCTTGTTCTTCTTCGGCGCGTTCGCGTACGTCTACTTCCTGCGCAGCAAGGGCCTGCTGCACGGCCTCGCGGGCGGCACGAACTGGGTGTTCCGCGACGAGAGCGCGCACATGGCGTTCGCGTTCGAGGTCGTCGCGACGGTGCGGCGCGAGGAGCCGGAGCTGTTCGACGCGGACCTCGAGCGCGACGTGCGGGCGATGCTCGACGAGGCGATCGCGTGCGAGGCGCGGTTCGCCGACGACCTGCTCGACGGCGGCGTGGCCGGCCTGTCGACCGGCGAGGTGCGGCAGTACCTCGAGTACTGCGCCGACCAGCGGCTCGCGACGCTCGGCATGGCCAAGCAATACGGCGCGAAGAACCCGTTCGGCTTCCTGGCGCTGCAGGACGTGCAGGAGGTGACGAACTTCTTCGAGCGACGCGTGTCGGCGTACCAGGTCGGCGTCGAGGGCGAGGTCTCGCTCGACGCCGCGTTCTAA
- a CDS encoding ATP-binding protein, whose protein sequence is MTKPVTKQPARPRKSPATRSPAEIKALEARLREAEDTLNAIRSGDVDALVVQGPSGDRVFTLRGSDHRYRQLVETMTEGALLLAPDGTLVYANERFAQLVGVPHETLLGTSFEAYVASSSRAMVDALLRGRDTVSAKAEVEIVTADGTLVPVYLSATASWDENNQITCVIATDLSEQKRHQEMVVAERLTTEIVEHAAEGIVVCDLSGKVIRASRAALRLTDDNPLLLPFERAFSLDTADAPDAGRAILDLALTGVTTSGREVALRRRDRDPVVLLLSAAPVPGSDGQPIGAVISFVDITEAKRATEERARLLERATEARVEAEAANRAKDEFLAMLGHELRNPLAPILTAIELMKAHPDDSSTREREVIERQVTHLVMLVNDLLDVSRIAQGKVELHKRPIELADVIASSLEACSPILEERRHELTLDVEPGLIVDGDEARLAQVISNLVTNAAKYTERCGRVSIVAKRDGDDAVVLVRDNGMGIAPDLLATLFDRFVQSKRTLDRSEGGLGLGLSIVRSLVTLHGGTVAARSSGIGRGSELEVRLPVCDTSSLQPAAAAVAASPAHQAAAGARRVLIVDDNTDAAEMLADALSVMGHETRVAFDGPSGLDAAAGFVPDIAFLDIGLPAMDGYELARKMRTELAFPQLRLVALTGYGQDSDRQRSVDAGFDGHMVKPINLAAVASTIERLTRA, encoded by the coding sequence GTGACCAAGCCCGTGACCAAGCAGCCTGCACGACCGAGGAAGTCTCCGGCGACGCGCTCGCCCGCCGAGATCAAGGCGCTCGAGGCGCGCCTCCGCGAGGCCGAGGACACCTTGAACGCGATCCGCAGCGGCGACGTCGACGCGCTCGTCGTCCAGGGGCCGTCGGGCGACCGCGTGTTCACGCTCCGCGGCTCCGACCATCGCTATCGCCAGCTCGTCGAGACGATGACCGAGGGCGCGCTGCTGCTGGCGCCCGACGGCACGCTCGTCTACGCGAACGAGCGGTTCGCGCAGCTCGTCGGCGTCCCGCACGAGACGCTGCTCGGCACGTCGTTCGAGGCCTACGTCGCCAGCTCGTCGCGCGCGATGGTCGACGCGCTCCTGCGCGGCCGCGACACGGTGTCGGCAAAGGCCGAGGTCGAGATCGTGACCGCCGACGGCACGCTCGTCCCGGTCTACCTGTCGGCGACGGCGAGCTGGGACGAGAACAACCAGATCACGTGCGTGATCGCGACGGATCTGTCGGAGCAGAAGCGCCACCAGGAGATGGTCGTCGCCGAGCGCCTGACCACCGAGATCGTCGAGCACGCGGCCGAGGGCATCGTGGTGTGCGATCTGTCCGGCAAGGTGATCCGCGCGAGCCGCGCGGCGCTGCGCCTGACCGACGACAACCCGCTGCTGCTGCCGTTCGAGCGCGCGTTCTCCCTCGACACCGCCGACGCGCCCGACGCCGGGCGCGCGATCCTCGACCTCGCGCTGACCGGCGTCACGACCTCGGGACGCGAGGTCGCGCTGCGGCGCCGCGATCGCGACCCGGTCGTGCTGCTGCTGTCGGCGGCGCCGGTGCCGGGCAGCGACGGCCAGCCGATCGGCGCGGTGATCTCGTTCGTCGACATCACCGAGGCCAAGCGCGCGACCGAGGAGCGCGCGCGCCTCCTCGAGCGCGCGACCGAGGCGCGCGTGGAGGCCGAGGCGGCGAACCGCGCGAAGGACGAGTTCCTCGCGATGCTCGGCCACGAGCTGCGCAACCCGCTCGCGCCGATCCTGACCGCGATCGAGCTGATGAAGGCACACCCCGACGACAGCTCGACGCGCGAGCGCGAGGTCATCGAGCGCCAGGTCACGCACCTGGTGATGCTGGTCAACGACCTGCTCGACGTGTCGCGGATCGCGCAGGGCAAGGTCGAGCTGCACAAGCGCCCGATCGAGCTCGCGGACGTGATCGCGAGCTCGCTCGAGGCGTGCAGCCCGATCCTCGAGGAGCGCCGGCACGAGCTGACGCTCGACGTCGAGCCCGGGCTGATCGTCGACGGCGACGAGGCGCGCCTCGCGCAGGTGATCTCGAACCTGGTGACGAACGCGGCGAAGTACACCGAGCGCTGCGGCCGGGTCTCGATCGTCGCGAAGCGCGACGGCGACGACGCGGTGGTGCTCGTGCGCGACAACGGGATGGGCATCGCGCCCGACCTGCTGGCGACGCTGTTCGACCGGTTCGTGCAGAGCAAGCGCACGCTCGACCGCTCGGAAGGCGGGCTCGGGCTCGGGCTGTCGATCGTGCGCAGCCTGGTCACGCTCCACGGCGGCACCGTCGCGGCGAGGAGCTCCGGCATCGGGCGCGGCAGCGAGCTCGAGGTCCGCTTGCCCGTGTGCGACACGTCGTCGCTGCAGCCGGCCGCGGCCGCGGTCGCGGCGTCGCCTGCGCACCAGGCGGCCGCCGGCGCGCGCCGCGTGTTGATCGTGGACGACAACACCGACGCCGCCGAGATGCTCGCCGACGCGCTGTCGGTGATGGGGCACGAGACGCGCGTGGCGTTCGATGGCCCGTCGGGGCTCGACGCGGCGGCCGGCTTCGTGCCCGACATCGCGTTCCTCGACATCGGCCTGCCCGCGATGGACGGCTACGAGCTCGCGCGGAAGATGCGCACCGAGCTCGCGTTCCCGCAGCTCCGGCTCGTCGCGCTGACCGGCTACGGCCAGGACTCCGACCGCCAGCGCAGCGTCGACGCCGGCTTCGACGGCCACATGGTCAAGCCGATCAACCTCGCGGCCGTCGCGTCGACGATCGAGCGGCTCACCCGGGCGTAA
- a CDS encoding circadian clock KaiB family protein — protein sequence MKPKTSTAAFERAARPSVAKVILRLYIAGTSDRSIRAIRNAKEICEAYLAGNYELAVVDILQQPTLAKDDQIVAVPILVKRLPLPPRRFVGDLSNRDVVVAGLGLEPE from the coding sequence GTGAAGCCGAAGACCTCCACGGCGGCGTTCGAGCGCGCGGCCAGGCCGTCCGTCGCGAAGGTCATCCTGCGCCTGTACATCGCGGGCACGTCGGATCGATCGATCCGCGCCATCCGCAACGCGAAAGAGATCTGCGAGGCCTACCTCGCGGGCAACTACGAGCTCGCCGTGGTCGACATCCTGCAACAGCCAACTCTCGCCAAGGACGATCAGATCGTCGCCGTCCCCATACTGGTCAAGAGGCTCCCGTTGCCGCCCCGGCGGTTCGTCGGCGACCTCTCGAACCGCGACGTGGTGGTGGCCGGCCTTGGCCTCGAACCCGAGTAA
- a CDS encoding response regulator gives MAVHEARLGPSWRPFFGLNGTTALLVVRDPDAADHVVRRLAATECRVVVARSTEDALARLRSARPDVVVSELELPDGDGIRLMRRLRARTPADGGTTPAVALLSPTSHHLATRALLAGYQAAIAFDATAIELLLAVADAHGRHVGRADAGPRARTLAS, from the coding sequence GTGGCAGTTCACGAAGCGCGTCTCGGGCCGAGCTGGCGTCCCTTCTTCGGGCTGAACGGCACGACCGCGCTGCTCGTCGTGCGCGATCCCGACGCCGCCGATCACGTCGTGCGCCGGCTCGCCGCCACCGAGTGCCGCGTCGTGGTCGCGCGATCGACCGAGGACGCGCTGGCTCGCCTGCGCAGCGCTCGCCCCGACGTCGTGGTGTCGGAGCTCGAGCTGCCCGACGGCGACGGCATCCGCCTGATGCGCCGGCTGCGTGCGCGCACGCCGGCCGACGGTGGAACCACGCCGGCCGTCGCGCTGCTGTCGCCGACCAGCCACCACCTCGCGACGCGCGCGCTGCTCGCCGGTTACCAGGCCGCGATCGCGTTCGACGCCACCGCGATCGAGCTGCTGCTCGCGGTCGCGGACGCCCACGGCCGCCATGTCGGCCGCGCGGACGCCGGTCCGCGCGCGCGTACGCTCGCGTCCTGA
- a CDS encoding ribonucleoside-diphosphate reductase subunit alpha gives MRVTKRNGAAEPVDLNKIVRAVHRCCVGLPEVDAMRVATKTISGLYDGAATSELDRLSIQTAASLITEEPQYGRLAARLLAGYIGKEVANQDIHAFSAAIANGHKLGLVNARLATMVATNARKLNDAIVADRDREFEYFGLRTVYDRYLLRHPETRLVIETPQQFFLRIACALTESMAETLELYRLLSTLEYLPSSPTMFNAGTSHEQLSSCFLLDSPADHLESIYQKYTDVALLSKFSGGIGLAYHRVRSRGSLIESTNGHSNGIVPWLKTLDASVSAVNQGGKRKGAACVYLEPWHADIEAFLELRDNTGDDASRTHNLNLANWIPDLFMRRVEANGDWSLFDPKRVPELPDLWGEAFERAYEAAEAAGLASKTMKARDLYARMMRTLAQTGNGWITFKDASNRACNQTAVAGRTVHLSNLCTEIIEVTSADEAAVCNLGSINLGRHVDAGARAFDFHKLARTVRTAIRQLDRVIDLNYYPIASTKRSNLRWRPVGLGVMGLQDVFFQLGWAFDAPDARALSKKIAEEVYFHALRASVELARDKGKHPSFDDTRAARGELQFDAWGVTPSDVARWDALRAEIREVGLRNSLMIAIAPTATIASIAGCYECIEPQVSNLFKRETLSGDFIQINRYLVDELKRLGLWTEPTRAKLLRAEGSVQAMVELPDDVRARFRTVWEVPMRSLIDMAADRGAFIDQSQSLNLFVESPNIGALSAMYFHAWKRGLKTTYYLRSRPATRIAKTTAEIATQPETAQAKAEAAVACSLENPGTCEACQ, from the coding sequence ATGCGGGTCACCAAGCGCAACGGCGCCGCGGAGCCGGTCGATCTGAACAAGATCGTGCGCGCGGTCCATCGCTGCTGCGTCGGGCTGCCCGAGGTCGACGCGATGCGCGTCGCGACCAAGACGATCAGCGGGCTCTACGACGGCGCGGCGACCAGCGAGCTCGACCGGCTGTCGATCCAGACCGCGGCGTCGCTGATCACCGAGGAGCCGCAGTACGGCCGCCTCGCCGCGCGCCTGCTCGCCGGCTACATCGGCAAGGAGGTCGCGAACCAGGACATCCACGCGTTCAGCGCCGCGATCGCGAACGGCCACAAGCTCGGGCTCGTCAACGCGCGGCTCGCGACGATGGTCGCGACCAACGCGCGCAAGCTCAACGACGCGATCGTCGCCGACCGCGATCGCGAGTTCGAGTACTTCGGCCTGCGCACCGTCTACGACCGCTACCTGCTGCGCCACCCCGAGACCCGCCTCGTGATCGAGACGCCGCAGCAGTTCTTCCTGCGCATCGCGTGCGCGCTCACCGAGTCGATGGCGGAGACGCTCGAGCTGTATCGCCTGCTGTCGACGCTCGAGTACCTGCCGAGCTCGCCGACGATGTTCAACGCCGGGACGTCGCACGAGCAGCTGTCGAGCTGCTTCCTGCTCGACTCGCCGGCCGATCACCTCGAGTCGATCTACCAGAAGTACACCGACGTCGCGCTGCTCTCGAAGTTCTCGGGCGGCATCGGCCTCGCGTACCACCGCGTGCGGTCGCGCGGCTCGCTGATCGAGAGCACGAACGGGCACTCGAACGGCATCGTGCCGTGGCTCAAGACGCTCGACGCGTCGGTGTCGGCGGTCAACCAGGGCGGCAAGCGCAAGGGCGCCGCGTGCGTGTACCTCGAGCCGTGGCACGCCGATATCGAGGCGTTCCTCGAGCTGCGCGACAACACCGGCGACGACGCGAGCCGCACGCACAACCTGAACCTCGCGAACTGGATCCCGGATCTGTTCATGCGGCGCGTCGAGGCGAACGGCGACTGGAGCCTGTTCGACCCCAAGCGCGTGCCCGAGCTGCCCGACCTGTGGGGCGAGGCGTTCGAGCGCGCGTACGAAGCGGCCGAGGCCGCCGGGCTCGCGAGCAAGACGATGAAGGCGCGCGACCTCTACGCGCGGATGATGCGCACGCTCGCGCAGACCGGGAACGGCTGGATCACGTTCAAGGACGCGTCGAACCGCGCGTGCAACCAGACCGCGGTCGCCGGGCGCACGGTGCACCTGTCGAACCTGTGCACGGAGATCATCGAGGTGACGTCGGCGGACGAGGCGGCGGTGTGCAACCTCGGCTCGATCAACCTCGGGCGGCACGTCGACGCCGGCGCGCGCGCGTTCGACTTCCACAAGCTCGCGCGCACGGTGCGCACCGCGATCCGCCAGCTCGATCGCGTGATCGACCTCAACTACTACCCGATCGCGTCGACGAAGCGCTCGAACCTCAGGTGGCGGCCGGTCGGCCTCGGCGTGATGGGCCTGCAGGACGTGTTCTTCCAGCTCGGCTGGGCGTTCGACGCGCCCGACGCGCGCGCGCTGTCGAAGAAGATCGCGGAGGAGGTCTACTTCCACGCGCTGCGCGCGTCGGTGGAGCTCGCGCGCGACAAGGGCAAGCACCCGTCGTTCGACGACACGCGCGCCGCGCGCGGCGAGCTGCAGTTCGACGCCTGGGGCGTCACGCCGAGCGACGTCGCGCGCTGGGACGCGCTGCGCGCCGAGATCCGCGAGGTCGGCCTGCGCAACTCGTTGATGATCGCGATCGCGCCGACCGCGACGATCGCGTCGATCGCCGGCTGCTACGAGTGCATCGAGCCGCAGGTGAGCAATCTGTTCAAGCGCGAGACGCTGTCCGGCGACTTCATCCAGATCAACCGCTATCTCGTCGACGAGCTCAAGCGGCTCGGGCTGTGGACCGAGCCGACGCGCGCGAAGCTGCTGCGCGCCGAGGGCTCGGTGCAGGCGATGGTCGAGCTGCCCGACGACGTGCGGGCGCGGTTCCGCACGGTGTGGGAGGTGCCGATGCGGTCGCTGATCGACATGGCGGCGGATCGCGGCGCGTTCATCGACCAGAGCCAGTCGCTGAACCTGTTCGTCGAGAGCCCGAACATCGGCGCGCTGTCGGCGATGTACTTCCACGCCTGGAAGCGCGGCTTGAAGACGACGTACTACCTGCGGTCGCGGCCGGCGACGCGGATCGCGAAGACGACCGCGGAGATCGCGACGCAGCCGGAGACGGCGCAGGCGAAGGCCGAGGCGGCCGTCGCGTGCTCGCTCGAGAACCCCGGCACCTGCGAGGCCTGCCAGTGA
- a CDS encoding alpha/beta hydrolase-fold protein, with product MRRPAPLAFTLLALAVSCGDNGGSPSSDAASAPLVFGGSRPTNLQVPAGFDASKQYPLVVILHGYGATGSLQEAFFGAGALVSSGQAFVIAPDGLVDGSGNQYWNADPACCDFDHANPDDVGFIGGLIDDVSAAWPIDPGAVTLLGHSNGGFMAYKMACARADVVTNIEVLAGAAASDPTTCTPSRAVEVLHMHGTIDNEVPYDVAVPSVEQWATHDACGSAMTAGSDLDLDTTLPGAETTTATIDGCPTGITVELWSITGASHIPTLAADFSTTMLDYSAAHRRP from the coding sequence ATGCGCCGCCCCGCCCCGCTCGCGTTCACGCTCCTCGCGCTCGCCGTGTCGTGCGGCGACAACGGCGGGTCGCCGTCGTCCGACGCCGCCAGCGCGCCGCTCGTGTTCGGCGGCTCGCGGCCGACGAACCTGCAGGTGCCGGCCGGCTTCGACGCGTCGAAGCAGTACCCGCTGGTCGTCATCCTCCACGGCTACGGCGCGACCGGCTCGCTCCAGGAGGCGTTCTTCGGCGCGGGCGCGCTGGTCAGCAGCGGCCAGGCGTTCGTGATCGCGCCCGACGGCCTGGTCGACGGCTCGGGCAACCAGTACTGGAACGCGGACCCCGCGTGCTGCGACTTCGACCACGCGAACCCCGACGACGTCGGCTTCATCGGCGGCCTGATCGACGACGTGTCGGCGGCGTGGCCGATCGATCCCGGCGCGGTCACGCTGCTCGGCCACTCGAACGGCGGGTTCATGGCCTACAAGATGGCGTGCGCGCGCGCCGACGTGGTCACGAACATCGAGGTGCTCGCCGGCGCGGCGGCGTCGGATCCGACGACGTGCACGCCGTCGCGCGCGGTCGAGGTGCTGCACATGCACGGCACGATCGACAACGAGGTGCCGTACGACGTGGCGGTACCGAGCGTCGAGCAGTGGGCAACCCACGATGCCTGCGGATCGGCGATGACCGCCGGCTCGGACCTCGACCTCGACACCACGCTGCCCGGCGCCGAGACGACGACCGCGACGATCGACGGCTGCCCGACGGGCATCACCGTCGAGCTGTGGTCGATCACCGGCGCGAGCCACATCCCGACGCTCGCCGCCGACTTCTCGACGACGATGCTCGACTACAGCGCGGCGCACCGCCGGCCGTGA